The Nanoarchaeota archaeon genome includes a region encoding these proteins:
- a CDS encoding type II secretion system F family protein has translation MYIGKYICSKLPKSYVETLKLESKYAGMEHGFDEFITYFYGALAIGATLNFLFLYFVIRITFIYSMIPTLFIILSLFSAPYLFFTTLADTKKREIESVLPDILLLTSANIKSGLTIDRAILFSARPEFGILSDHFKAAAFKIYGGNSVEDSLQNMMKKIKSDTLEHVIDLLAEGIKSGGSIAKLLEETALDIRNSETLQREIKSTVAMYVMFIIIAGVIGAPILFAVSTYMVTAIGSMWGQQAGGPDTSEMTSSSGSFLTISSPAELDPQTFSNFAMAAILITTFFSGLLISIIQTGSPKQGIKYAPILMAAAMALFLGAKAILWSVFGSMLGL, from the coding sequence ATGTATATCGGAAAATATATTTGCAGCAAACTCCCAAAATCATATGTTGAAACACTAAAATTAGAATCAAAATATGCTGGAATGGAACATGGCTTTGACGAGTTTATAACGTATTTTTATGGCGCTCTTGCAATAGGGGCAACGCTTAATTTTTTATTTCTTTATTTTGTAATCCGAATCACTTTTATATATTCAATGATCCCAACGCTATTTATCATACTTTCCCTGTTTTCCGCACCTTATCTTTTTTTCACAACATTGGCGGACACAAAAAAGCGCGAAATTGAAAGCGTTCTTCCAGATATACTTCTTCTCACCTCAGCAAATATAAAATCCGGCCTTACGATAGATCGCGCCATATTATTCTCCGCAAGGCCCGAATTCGGTATATTGTCCGACCATTTCAAAGCGGCGGCATTCAAAATATATGGTGGCAATTCTGTTGAAGACTCATTGCAGAATATGATGAAAAAAATAAAATCAGATACTCTTGAACACGTTATTGATCTTTTGGCAGAAGGCATAAAAAGCGGAGGGTCTATTGCAAAGCTCCTTGAGGAAACCGCCCTGGATATAAGGAATAGCGAGACGCTTCAGCGTGAGATTAAATCCACTGTCGCAATGTATGTCATGTTCATAATAATCGCAGGCGTTATAGGTGCGCCAATATTATTTGCGGTTTCAACATATATGGTGACTGCCATAGGCTCTATGTGGGGCCAGCAGGCCGGAGGTCCCGACACATCTGAAATGACGTCATCCAGCGGCAGTTTTTTGACAATTTCATCACCTGCTGAATTGGATCCGCAGACATTTTCGAACTTTGCAATGGCAGCTATTCTTATAACGACCTTTTTTTCAGGTCTTTTGATATCTATAATTCAGACCGGAAGCCCGAAACAGGGCATAAAATACGCCCCCATTTTAATGGCTGCCGCCATGGCGCTTTTCCTTGGAGCAAAGGCAATTCTATGGAGTGTTTTCGGTTCAATGCTTGGACTATGA
- a CDS encoding type II secretion system F family protein: protein MYEKDARLKASKMFLKAGVALKPFFSHLKIYLMQVKSPHALEEHIAEALSSGTNMGMMAGAGLAVVGISSNNVQIIYIGIVMAPVLFLFSFYSSLYLPKVKGLKRAKEIERELPYALRHLLIEVKSGIPLYNGLVAISEKYGAASDEIRDIVEEINAGKSEIEAIEESIFKSPSYNFRRAFWQILNSLKTGTDIDASLSATVDDIIKQQLISIKKYGQELNPMTLMYMMVAIIIPSLGITFLIVLSMFAGGSIGSELLAAVIVGLAIFQAFFVNIIKDKRPNVKV from the coding sequence ATGTACGAAAAAGACGCAAGATTAAAGGCATCGAAAATGTTTCTTAAGGCAGGTGTTGCGCTGAAGCCCTTTTTTAGCCACCTTAAAATATATTTGATGCAGGTAAAATCGCCGCACGCCCTTGAAGAGCACATTGCTGAGGCGTTATCATCCGGCACGAATATGGGTATGATGGCTGGGGCGGGGCTTGCAGTTGTTGGTATTTCGTCGAATAATGTGCAGATAATTTACATCGGCATTGTTATGGCTCCGGTTCTTTTCCTGTTTTCCTTTTATTCTTCTCTTTATCTTCCAAAAGTAAAGGGATTGAAGCGCGCGAAAGAAATAGAGCGTGAGCTTCCGTATGCTTTGAGGCACTTGCTGATAGAAGTCAAAAGCGGTATTCCGCTTTATAACGGGCTTGTTGCGATATCGGAAAAATATGGCGCAGCCTCTGACGAAATCAGGGATATTGTTGAGGAAATCAACGCCGGCAAATCGGAAATCGAGGCGATAGAAGAAAGTATTTTCAAGAGCCCATCATATAATTTCAGAAGGGCTTTCTGGCAAATACTTAATTCGCTCAAAACTGGAACGGATATAGACGCTTCACTTTCAGCGACAGTCGATGACATAATAAAGCAGCAGCTAATTTCAATAAAGAAATACGGGCAGGAGCTTAATCCGATGACTTTGATGTATATGATGGTTGCTATAATCATTCCGTCACTTGGAATAACTTTCCTGATAGTGCTTTCAATGTTTGCCGGAGGCAGTATAGGGAGTGAGTTATTGGCGGCGGTTATTGTCGGGCTTGCCATATTTCAGGCATTTTTCGTGAACATCATAAAGGATAAAAGACCAAATGTTAAAGTGTGA
- a CDS encoding type II/IV secretion system ATPase subunit, which produces MSRAASGKGKHKKVNRQDSQKKAKPRVAHKPESGKIRQVSDDVKKMLEEIKHTVTNRKHVRRRIPKKTKTFEPYNAVKEQNPVMRVLPPHTGDKLLSQPSKSKNNTHSPLPDDKTSLQKKEMETFKLNTCSMDTYIVSSDGVPAEVYIYSPPTEYVPIYRLIYPQIPTATHSILNSIREELITLINLSTKEFVDPTAIISVKQKFSTKAHELMKKYLPGTSENDENILVGYLIHEMLGLGIIELLLADNQLEEIVINNSKDPIWVYHKRHGWLKTTVILENEELIYNYSSSIGRRVGRQITNLYPLMDAHLYTGDRVNATLFPISTVGNTITIRKFARSPWTIIHLLEPKVKTISTEAVALIWLAIQYELNILVVGGTASGKTSFLNTLMPFIPPNQRIISIEDTREINLPKFLQWIPFSSREPNPEGKGGVSMLDLLMNCLRMRPDRIIIGEIRREKEVEVMFEAIRTGHSAYATFHADNAHQAYQRLMNPPISLPEAMLNALHMVVVQYRHRRLGIRRTLEVGEIVPVSATENKLNIVYRWNPKSDVLEKANKTFRIFNEINMYTGMNDAEIETNLKDKECILKWMVSHGIKTVNSVGKVFAEYYKNDKAVISAARSDANPEGILGAELMDEVRQAVEKK; this is translated from the coding sequence ATGTCTCGTGCGGCTTCGGGTAAGGGAAAACACAAAAAAGTGAACCGTCAGGATTCTCAAAAAAAGGCAAAACCCCGGGTAGCGCATAAGCCTGAATCTGGAAAAATCAGACAAGTAAGCGACGATGTAAAAAAAATGCTTGAGGAAATAAAACACACAGTAACCAATCGCAAGCATGTCAGGCGAAGAATTCCTAAAAAAACGAAAACATTTGAGCCCTATAATGCCGTAAAAGAGCAGAATCCAGTCATGCGTGTTTTGCCGCCACACACTGGCGATAAATTGCTTTCTCAGCCATCTAAATCAAAAAATAACACACATTCACCTTTACCGGATGATAAAACCAGCTTGCAGAAAAAAGAGATGGAAACATTTAAGCTCAATACCTGCAGCATGGACACATATATTGTAAGCTCGGATGGCGTACCTGCAGAAGTGTATATCTACTCTCCACCGACAGAATACGTTCCCATATATCGCTTGATATACCCCCAGATCCCAACTGCAACGCATTCAATACTAAATTCGATAAGAGAAGAGCTTATAACTCTTATAAATCTTTCCACAAAAGAGTTTGTTGATCCTACTGCGATAATATCTGTCAAGCAAAAATTCTCCACTAAGGCGCATGAATTGATGAAAAAATATCTTCCCGGAACATCGGAAAATGACGAAAATATTCTTGTGGGATACCTCATTCATGAAATGCTCGGCCTGGGCATAATCGAGCTTCTTCTTGCGGATAATCAGCTTGAGGAGATTGTTATAAATAACAGTAAGGATCCTATTTGGGTATACCATAAAAGACATGGTTGGCTCAAGACAACAGTTATCCTTGAAAATGAAGAATTGATTTACAATTATTCAAGTTCTATCGGCCGACGTGTGGGGCGGCAGATAACTAATCTTTATCCTTTGATGGATGCGCATCTTTACACCGGAGATCGTGTCAATGCGACGCTTTTTCCCATATCTACAGTTGGAAACACAATCACTATCAGAAAATTCGCAAGGTCGCCGTGGACTATAATACATTTATTAGAACCTAAAGTAAAGACTATTTCAACTGAGGCTGTAGCGCTTATCTGGCTTGCGATACAATACGAGCTAAATATCCTTGTTGTCGGAGGTACAGCATCCGGAAAGACTTCTTTTTTGAACACTCTTATGCCGTTTATACCTCCGAATCAAAGAATAATTTCAATAGAAGATACAAGAGAAATAAACCTGCCGAAATTTCTCCAATGGATACCATTTTCATCAAGAGAACCCAATCCCGAAGGCAAGGGCGGCGTCTCAATGCTGGATTTGCTGATGAATTGTCTTCGTATGAGGCCGGATAGGATAATAATCGGTGAAATCAGGCGAGAAAAAGAGGTTGAGGTTATGTTTGAGGCCATAAGGACTGGTCACTCTGCCTATGCAACTTTTCATGCGGATAACGCACATCAGGCATATCAGCGCCTTATGAATCCACCAATCAGCCTTCCTGAAGCCATGCTTAATGCGCTTCATATGGTTGTTGTGCAATACCGGCACAGAAGGCTTGGAATACGGCGCACTCTTGAAGTCGGAGAAATAGTTCCTGTAAGCGCAACTGAAAATAAGCTGAATATAGTGTACCGTTGGAATCCTAAGTCGGATGTTCTTGAAAAAGCTAACAAAACGTTTAGAATATTCAACGAAATAAATATGTATACTGGCATGAATGATGCTGAAATAGAGACGAACCTTAAAGACAAGGAATGTATCCTTAAATGGATGGTCAGTCATGGTATAAAAACAGTCAACAGCGTCGGAAAGGTTTTTGCAGAATATTATAAAAATGATAAAGCAGTGATATCGGCGGCTAGAAGCGATGCAAATCCCGAAGGGATTTTGGGAGCTGAGTTGATGGATGAGGTGCGGCAGGCTGTAGAGAAAAAATAA
- a CDS encoding ATP-binding protein codes for MRSDIIKILSDWNPWWEHGKVPENLCGVKREKSDEIIHLESMKEIKIITGVRRSGKSTLLYHVIDNLLKKGVAPKDILLINFEDAGIAHYTLDEIHERYMSELNPTYSLHIFIDEVQKKEGWERWIRKKYDLRQAAGFFVSGSSSALLKKEYSTLLTGRNLSLEIFPLDFNEYLQFSGMKIENLKTITLETQSKISFNLKKYIEFGGFPEVFFNDESNKRRLLNQYFEDIIYKDVVDRYRTDPGKTKETGIYLMTNICNPLSIRNLRNISGLGIQTISEYISFMAEAYLIYQVSIYSSSLKVQSANPKKIYSIDTGLRNAVSFKFSEDIGRLAENVVFIELKRRGKEVFYWKDETGGEVDFIIKKGLKPSEAIQVCWNLKNEGTINREIKPLCNALNKFKLDAGLIITDNLEKEETIDGKKIVFVPLWKWLLSK; via the coding sequence ATGAGAAGCGATATAATAAAGATTCTTTCGGATTGGAATCCTTGGTGGGAACACGGAAAAGTTCCGGAAAACCTTTGCGGAGTAAAACGAGAAAAGTCAGATGAAATAATACACCTTGAAAGCATGAAAGAGATAAAAATAATTACGGGTGTCCGACGAAGCGGAAAATCAACTCTTCTATATCATGTAATAGACAACCTTTTGAAAAAAGGAGTTGCTCCAAAAGACATATTGCTCATAAACTTTGAAGATGCCGGTATTGCCCATTATACACTTGATGAAATACATGAAAGATATATGTCTGAACTTAATCCCACCTATTCGTTGCATATTTTCATAGATGAAGTACAAAAAAAAGAAGGCTGGGAACGCTGGATACGGAAAAAATATGATCTTCGGCAAGCTGCTGGTTTTTTTGTTTCCGGATCTTCATCAGCATTATTAAAAAAAGAGTATTCGACATTGCTTACTGGAAGAAATCTTTCTTTAGAAATATTTCCTTTAGATTTTAATGAATATCTGCAATTTTCCGGAATGAAGATAGAAAACCTGAAAACAATAACTTTGGAAACTCAATCAAAAATTAGCTTTAATCTGAAAAAATATATTGAATTCGGCGGATTTCCCGAAGTATTTTTTAATGATGAGTCAAATAAAAGGCGGCTTCTAAATCAATATTTCGAGGATATTATTTACAAAGATGTAGTTGATAGATACCGAACAGATCCGGGAAAAACAAAGGAAACCGGCATATACCTTATGACGAACATATGCAATCCTCTGAGTATAAGAAATTTAAGGAATATCAGCGGACTTGGAATTCAAACAATATCCGAATATATTTCATTCATGGCTGAAGCATACTTGATATATCAGGTTTCTATATATTCCTCTTCGTTAAAAGTGCAATCGGCAAATCCGAAAAAGATATATTCAATTGATACGGGATTAAGAAATGCTGTTTCGTTCAAATTTTCAGAAGATATTGGAAGGCTTGCTGAAAATGTCGTATTTATCGAGCTAAAGCGGAGAGGCAAAGAAGTATTTTACTGGAAAGATGAAACTGGCGGAGAAGTTGATTTTATTATAAAAAAAGGATTGAAACCGTCAGAAGCCATTCAAGTTTGCTGGAATCTTAAAAATGAAGGCACAATAAACCGGGAAATTAAGCCATTATGCAATGCGTTAAATAAATTTAAGCTGGACGCTGGTTTAATAATAACTGATAATTTGGAAAAAGAAGAAACAATAGATGGCAAAAAGATAGTATTCGTGCCGCTTTGGAAATGGCTGCTTTCAAAATAA
- a CDS encoding ROK family protein, whose translation MMYSIAIDFGGTKIKGAIVDGKGKIYTTCRIPTEAQKGSGRIIANLTKVIKFLSDSFETELKAKREAPARKMQADFDALKQKLKLPSDSDFLSHIELPQIRMPKEIARLQLKKSDMDVIFRAFELRITGVGISMPGFTDKCGKVIFGGGTLTSLVGINLKKDLEERVKFPVFIENDANCFALAEAVHGAGKRHNIVLGVIWGTGIGGGLVIERRIYSGAFKDGLEFGHMVIDPTITSGVRCGCGQYGCLEMLASGKNISRRYYEFGGKLKNAGAREVYLSREPAAKKALADAIHYLGIGLADLVNAFNPEVIVMGGSVSRFPNSVYGRLKKEVKKYALPMLTKNLHIVRYKISADEGILGAAEVVRYSTQPRIDEAAYDFSKSMSSVKTFDDFKRILRERGASFDGAIRKLARGK comes from the coding sequence ATGATGTATTCAATAGCAATCGATTTCGGCGGCACAAAAATCAAGGGCGCGATAGTGGACGGCAAAGGCAAAATCTACACAACCTGCCGCATCCCGACAGAAGCCCAAAAAGGAAGCGGGCGCATTATCGCAAATCTCACAAAAGTCATAAAATTTCTTTCGGATTCCTTTGAAACTGAGCTAAAGGCTAAGCGCGAGGCGCCGGCAAGAAAGATGCAGGCGGATTTCGATGCATTAAAGCAAAAGTTAAAGCTGCCTTCAGATAGCGATTTTTTGAGCCACATAGAGCTGCCGCAAATCAGGATGCCAAAAGAGATTGCGCGGCTTCAGCTGAAAAAAAGCGACATGGATGTAATCTTTCGCGCATTTGAGCTGCGCATAACCGGCGTTGGAATTTCAATGCCGGGATTTACCGACAAATGCGGAAAAGTGATTTTTGGCGGCGGAACGCTGACATCGCTTGTCGGCATAAATCTCAAAAAAGATCTTGAGGAAAGAGTGAAATTCCCTGTCTTTATCGAAAATGACGCAAACTGCTTTGCCCTTGCAGAAGCTGTTCACGGCGCAGGAAAGCGGCACAATATTGTTCTTGGTGTAATCTGGGGAACCGGCATAGGCGGAGGGCTTGTGATTGAGCGCAGGATTTATTCCGGTGCGTTTAAAGACGGGCTTGAGTTCGGGCATATGGTGATAGATCCGACAATAACTTCCGGTGTTCGGTGCGGCTGCGGCCAGTACGGATGCCTTGAGATGCTTGCATCCGGAAAGAACATTTCGAGGCGATATTACGAGTTTGGCGGGAAACTCAAAAATGCCGGAGCGCGGGAAGTGTATTTGTCGCGCGAGCCTGCAGCGAAAAAAGCGTTGGCAGATGCCATACATTATCTTGGAATAGGGCTTGCGGATCTCGTTAATGCATTCAATCCGGAAGTGATTGTTATGGGCGGAAGCGTCAGCAGGTTCCCGAATTCGGTTTACGGCAGGCTGAAAAAAGAAGTGAAAAAATACGCGCTTCCAATGCTTACAAAAAATCTGCATATTGTCCGCTACAAGATTTCCGCAGATGAGGGTATTCTTGGAGCTGCAGAAGTGGTGCGTTATTCCACGCAGCCAAGAATTGATGAAGCTGCTTATGATTTTAGCAAAAGCATGAGTTCTGTAAAGACGTTTGATGATTTTAAGCGGATTTTGCGCGAAAGGGGCGCGTCTTTTGACGGCGCTATTAGGAAATTGGCGCGCGGTAAATGA
- a CDS encoding permease produces MLQIIVDRLLYSVLGLDASSALARSLNFFIYDSVKILLLLFGMIFLIGFLRTYIPQDKIKDWLGARKYGSGNVAASLFGAITPFCSCSSIPIFLGFLEAGVPIGAAFSFLITSPLVNEYLAVLMLGYFGWKITAAYVLSGIILGAICGMVLGRMNLEKHLAKDLITSHSKASKSIKYNGINGRLAFGLKESVSIVKKVGLWVIVGVGIGALIHNYVPSEFIQGMIDKGGVFTVPIVTLLGIPMYGSCAAIVPIAMVLFQKGVPLGTALAFMMATSALSMPEAVMLRRAMNLKLIMIFFGITALGIIFTGYLFNMLQYML; encoded by the coding sequence ATGCTCCAAATAATTGTGGACCGGCTCTTGTATTCGGTTTTAGGCCTTGATGCGTCATCAGCATTAGCCCGGTCCTTGAATTTTTTCATCTACGACTCGGTTAAAATACTATTATTGCTATTTGGCATGATTTTTTTAATAGGATTCCTGAGAACCTATATTCCCCAGGATAAAATAAAAGACTGGCTTGGCGCAAGGAAATACGGCTCAGGAAATGTTGCGGCGTCTTTATTTGGCGCAATAACCCCGTTTTGCTCATGCTCATCCATCCCTATTTTTCTCGGGTTTCTTGAAGCAGGAGTTCCGATAGGCGCGGCTTTCTCTTTTCTCATCACATCGCCTTTGGTAAACGAGTATCTGGCTGTGCTGATGCTCGGGTATTTCGGATGGAAAATCACTGCAGCATATGTTTTAAGCGGCATAATTCTAGGCGCAATATGCGGGATGGTTCTCGGGCGCATGAATCTTGAAAAGCACCTTGCAAAGGATTTAATCACATCACACTCAAAAGCGAGCAAATCAATCAAATATAACGGGATAAACGGCCGGCTCGCTTTCGGATTAAAAGAATCGGTTTCCATTGTCAAAAAAGTCGGGCTCTGGGTTATTGTCGGTGTCGGAATCGGCGCGTTAATCCACAACTACGTACCGTCGGAATTTATTCAGGGAATGATTGACAAAGGCGGCGTATTCACAGTGCCGATTGTAACGCTTTTGGGCATCCCTATGTACGGAAGCTGCGCGGCAATTGTCCCGATTGCTATGGTTCTTTTCCAGAAAGGCGTTCCTTTGGGCACGGCGCTGGCGTTCATGATGGCGACATCCGCATTAAGCATGCCTGAAGCAGTCATGCTGCGGCGCGCGATGAACCTGAAGCTCATAATGATATTTTTCGGCATTACTGCCCTTGGAATTATTTTCACCGGTTATTTGTTCAATATGCTGCAATATATGTTATAA
- a CDS encoding DUF99 family protein encodes MILKREARVMGVDDGPIKPGDKDSILAGVIIRGREYVDRILTAKIKVDGLDATEKILELAQKPKHKGQLRAIFLNGISFAGFNLADIKKISQVTNLPVIAAMKNPDASRFKAVASKFPDKDARMKIIENAGKIHALKIGNCTTYFQCAGISPKDAEILLRNSTVRATVPEAVRIAHLVAGALVDGESRGRV; translated from the coding sequence ATGATTCTAAAACGCGAAGCTCGAGTCATGGGCGTTGACGACGGCCCGATAAAGCCGGGCGATAAAGACAGCATTCTTGCAGGCGTCATTATACGCGGGCGCGAGTATGTCGACCGCATCCTGACTGCAAAGATAAAAGTTGACGGCCTTGACGCAACGGAAAAAATTCTTGAGCTTGCGCAAAAACCCAAACATAAAGGGCAATTGCGCGCCATATTCCTTAACGGCATATCTTTTGCAGGATTCAATCTTGCAGACATCAAAAAGATTTCACAGGTTACGAACCTCCCTGTAATCGCTGCGATGAAAAATCCGGATGCTTCGCGCTTTAAGGCAGTCGCGTCAAAATTTCCCGACAAAGATGCGCGCATGAAAATCATAGAAAATGCCGGAAAGATTCACGCGCTAAAAATCGGGAATTGCACGACCTATTTCCAATGCGCGGGAATATCGCCAAAAGACGCCGAAATTCTTCTCCGAAATTCAACAGTCCGCGCCACAGTGCCTGAAGCTGTCAGAATCGCCCATCTTGTTGCAGGCGCGCTTGTTGACGGAGAGAGCAGAGGACGTGTTTAA
- a CDS encoding metal-dependent hydrolase, with the protein MKIKINIPVSSYDCITELCCVFMDGVTHALFPFLARKYFKRNREKCAALLLGGLAQDIDIFLSWIPLFFNTLLLFYHRGITHTFIFGFLTGLRLSGSRFFIRSAKQGLQQSYFSILILLLCS; encoded by the coding sequence ATGAAAATCAAAATTAATATACCTGTATCATCATATGATTGTATTACTGAATTGTGTTGTGTTTTTATGGACGGCGTAACACATGCATTATTCCCTTTTCTTGCGAGAAAATATTTCAAAAGAAACCGTGAAAAATGTGCAGCCTTGCTTCTTGGAGGCCTTGCCCAGGATATAGACATATTTCTCTCTTGGATACCGCTTTTCTTCAATACTTTACTGTTGTTTTATCATCGCGGAATCACGCACACATTTATTTTTGGCTTTTTGACTGGCTTACGACTTTCGGGCTCGCGCTTCTTTATCCGTTCAGCCAAGCAAGGTCTTCAGCAGAGCTATTTTTCTATATTAATCTTACTCTTATGCTCATAA
- a CDS encoding DUF4405 domain-containing protein produces the protein MNRFKLNYLIDTGLLISGAVVIITGILKLYSERSLREIHDISGVLFTFLILAHIVLHFDWIINATNNFRK, from the coding sequence ATGAATCGATTTAAATTGAATTATCTGATTGATACCGGGCTCTTGATTTCCGGGGCGGTTGTAATTATTACAGGAATATTGAAATTGTATTCCGAAAGATCGTTACGCGAAATTCATGATATTTCAGGAGTGTTGTTTACATTCCTTATTTTAGCTCATATTGTTTTGCATTTTGACTGGATAATCAATGCCACAAATAATTTTCGCAAATGA
- a CDS encoding ABC transporter permease: MKITKSFKHAFNMVRHSKLRSWLTIIGIVIGVAAVIAIVSLGEGMQQSVNSRLTGLGADIITITPGASRGGDMFVQRGGGSFGGSSSGAQASTKETILGRADVQALRGLPSIALIDTNIRGTVNVSYLGKSGRVSMTGVDQRVWSQITASKISQGRMLDSADQNVVVIGGRLASSYFSQPLGINKMISIGGNAFRIVGILDDTSTNIYMPIQMAFQVIPDKTTDVYDTIVVKVRDQNQLNESITNIETKLMAVRHVSQKTMDFSVSSNQQMQQTMASTMSSMTAFLAAIAAVSLIVGAIGVANTMFTSVLEKTKEIGIMKAIGARNRDILTIFLINAGLIGLIGGILGVALGAVLSSSMASLIGDIPMTRGGAISIVSLNSVIMALSVSSGAGIIAGMVPAYQASKLKPVDALRYE; this comes from the coding sequence ATGAAAATAACCAAATCCTTCAAGCATGCATTCAATATGGTGCGCCACAGCAAACTTCGAAGCTGGCTTACCATAATCGGCATAGTGATAGGAGTCGCTGCGGTAATTGCCATAGTGTCGCTTGGGGAAGGCATGCAGCAATCGGTGAACTCCCGGCTGACCGGGCTTGGAGCGGATATAATAACTATAACTCCCGGAGCATCCCGCGGAGGAGATATGTTTGTGCAGCGCGGCGGAGGAAGTTTTGGCGGCAGTTCTAGTGGCGCCCAGGCATCAACAAAAGAAACAATATTAGGCAGGGCTGATGTTCAGGCGTTAAGAGGATTGCCGAGCATAGCGCTAATTGATACAAATATTCGGGGAACTGTGAATGTGTCATATCTTGGAAAATCCGGCAGGGTGTCTATGACAGGAGTGGATCAGCGGGTCTGGTCGCAGATAACTGCGAGTAAAATAAGTCAGGGCAGAATGCTTGATTCTGCTGACCAGAATGTCGTTGTTATCGGAGGCAGGCTCGCGTCATCATATTTTAGCCAGCCTCTTGGAATAAATAAAATGATTTCTATAGGCGGCAACGCATTTCGCATTGTGGGTATTCTTGACGACACAAGCACGAATATTTACATGCCCATTCAGATGGCATTTCAGGTTATACCGGACAAGACAACTGATGTTTATGACACCATTGTCGTTAAGGTAAGAGACCAAAATCAGCTGAACGAATCAATAACCAACATTGAGACGAAACTTATGGCAGTGCGGCATGTGTCGCAAAAAACCATGGATTTTTCAGTCTCATCAAACCAGCAGATGCAGCAGACAATGGCATCAACAATGAGCTCTATGACTGCGTTTCTTGCGGCAATAGCGGCAGTCTCACTGATTGTCGGGGCTATTGGCGTAGCGAACACTATGTTTACATCAGTCCTTGAAAAGACAAAAGAGATAGGGATTATGAAAGCGATCGGGGCAAGAAACCGAGATATTCTGACGATATTTCTCATTAATGCAGGGCTTATCGGGCTTATCGGAGGCATACTTGGCGTTGCCCTGGGTGCAGTGCTTTCAAGTTCAATGGCGTCGCTCATTGGCGACATTCCAATGACAAGGGGCGGCGCGATTTCGATAGTTTCATTGAATTCAGTAATCATGGCACTTTCAGTCTCATCAGGCGCAGGGATAATTGCGGGAATGGTTCCTGCCTATCAGGCTTCAAAGCTTAAGCCCGTGGATGCGCTGAGGTATGAGTGA